The Candidatus Wallbacteria bacterium genome window below encodes:
- a CDS encoding Ig-like domain-containing protein, whose product MPKNLSGKNMRRTLLSIVLIGSFIAVFLAATGCFGTHGTGNGSLASKIITGIANNTFLKASDVTGFCCYIQDKNGKKQNIAYGLPVFLDDSSGRFTAHLLTSADFDDLPRVYVLEYRLNSVDKMLLNVKSRIVDGEIVSFTLPTTIASMSLLNTGAGITGSDLSKATTIHGMVSIIADKLEGSNFNQATINIPAVSQAQATVADRLGFTTSDLDSATAANTATGLADICALHSLTNETLMDEVAKIAVPTTTYNVATITGNATIDTTKDTFTSLTNNNSVVADSELYPTFTISAINDTVVTMGANNNGVVTLTGSPTFRIPQSETVATPVFCATFTALSKNFTTPLRVVFYDAGSSATIELSDLSYVLNDSSFTIPEEAKVSVNYRKNGATVSATYNNSEKGIFTASGNTVNLNMTAPMARTLFSTVNGMIANGSSYNYRLIFDLNLKVNGATYNELAGSLKAADPAQDTSEPMVVNVFPAADTTDVAVNSKISATFSEAMAAST is encoded by the coding sequence ATGCCGAAAAATCTATCCGGGAAAAACATGAGAAGGACATTGCTGAGCATAGTCCTGATCGGCAGCTTTATTGCAGTTTTTCTGGCAGCCACAGGCTGCTTCGGAACCCATGGTACAGGCAATGGCAGCCTGGCCAGCAAGATCATCACAGGCATTGCCAACAATACATTTCTCAAGGCCAGCGATGTCACCGGATTTTGCTGCTACATCCAGGACAAGAACGGCAAGAAGCAGAATATCGCCTATGGCCTGCCAGTATTCCTGGACGACAGCTCAGGCCGCTTCACGGCTCACCTCCTGACTTCCGCTGATTTCGACGATCTGCCGCGCGTCTATGTTCTGGAGTACAGGCTGAATTCCGTCGATAAAATGCTCCTGAACGTGAAGAGCAGGATAGTGGACGGCGAAATAGTATCCTTTACTCTGCCCACTACAATTGCAAGCATGTCCCTGCTCAATACAGGTGCAGGCATTACCGGCTCAGACCTGTCCAAGGCGACCACGATCCACGGGATGGTTTCCATTATCGCTGACAAACTGGAAGGCTCCAACTTCAACCAGGCCACGATCAATATCCCCGCAGTCTCCCAGGCCCAGGCCACAGTGGCAGACCGCCTCGGCTTTACCACTTCCGACCTTGACAGCGCTACAGCAGCCAACACTGCTACGGGTCTCGCAGACATCTGCGCTCTCCACAGCCTGACAAATGAAACCCTGATGGATGAAGTGGCCAAGATCGCGGTTCCTACCACAACCTACAATGTAGCTACTATCACCGGCAATGCGACGATTGATACCACCAAAGACACTTTTACCAGTCTGACCAACAACAATTCCGTTGTTGCAGATTCAGAACTCTATCCGACATTCACGATTTCCGCCATCAACGATACAGTGGTGACAATGGGAGCCAACAACAACGGAGTGGTAACTCTGACAGGATCTCCGACTTTCAGGATCCCGCAGAGCGAAACAGTCGCCACCCCGGTATTCTGCGCCACTTTTACGGCCCTCAGCAAGAATTTCACCACTCCGCTGAGAGTCGTGTTCTACGATGCAGGCAGCAGCGCTACAATCGAGCTTTCCGACCTTTCCTACGTTCTGAATGACAGCTCCTTCACAATCCCTGAAGAAGCCAAGGTTTCAGTCAATTACAGAAAAAACGGCGCAACAGTTTCCGCCACTTACAACAATTCGGAAAAAGGGATCTTTACAGCCTCAGGCAACACAGTAAATCTGAACATGACAGCTCCGATGGCCAGGACACTGTTCAGTACGGTCAACGGCATGATCGCCAACGGCTCATCGTACAATTACCGCCTGATTTTCGACCTAAACCTCAAAGTAAACGGTGCCACCTACAACGAACTGGCAGGTTCACTCAAGGCGGCTGATCCGGCCCAGGACACCAGCGAACCCATGGTAGTCAATGTTTTTCCGGCAGCAGACACCACTGATGTGGCGGTCAATTCGAAAATCTCGGCTACATTCAGCGAGGCGATGGCAGCTTCCACGAT